The following coding sequences lie in one Zingiber officinale cultivar Zhangliang chromosome 2B, Zo_v1.1, whole genome shotgun sequence genomic window:
- the LOC122048142 gene encoding pentatricopeptide repeat-containing protein At3g61520, mitochondrial-like: MKLVKNPCLRLTALRRCHAASSSTAAAATDFDCDGGVGTRSDVKHQKPSSNASPRHLKYQLYSLLGSASPGRLSAALSIVRGMLPPDSTSPPDAATRSIVFSGLAKRSQPLNEESLALLVEMAKMGLFPHDAILFSQFITKLCRCGATSGAWDFFHAVKDAGGSFEASVCNALLTGLAAIQDFTRMNLLFSEMKGLGVRPNVFTFGILINSLCKSRRIDDALNVLDAMSSPDSGVTPGTIIFNTVIDGLCKAGRLQDGLSLLDRMKSSHACDPDSVTYTSLIDAFCKAGDFSKVDKFLKEMVDEGCKPNVVTYGTLINGYCKSGDLEQAMKIFKSMDVSMVPANTVIYTTLIDSYCKNQKVDAAIYLFDEMQEKDILPNVRTYTAIFKGLKNHNMSDKAFELMDKMNLQGCKPDYVAMVLLTGWLTVIGETERLRLFVQRTTSSNIDSGNPDV; this comes from the coding sequence ATGAAGCTGGTGAAGAATCCGTGTTTGCGTTTGACAGCTCTCCGCCGCTGCCACGCCGCGTCCTCTTCTACAGCCGCCGCTGCCACCGACTTCGATTGCGATGGTGGCGTGGGCACCCGGAGCGACGTGAAACACCAGAAACCCTCTAGCAATGCCTCACCTCGCCACCTTAAATACCAGCTCTATTCCCTGCTCGGTTCCGCCTCTCCCGGCCGCCTCTCCGCCGCCTTGTCTATCGTCCGCGGTATGCTTCCCCCCGACTCCACTTCCCCTCCTGACGCCGCCACTCGGTCGATCGTTTTCTCCGGCCTGGCTAAGCGAAGCCAGCCCCTGAACGAGGAGTCCctcgccctcctcgtcgagatgGCCAAGATGGGACTTTTTCCGCACGACGCCATCCTGTTCAGTCAGTTCATCACCAAGCTGTGCCGCTGCGGCGCCACCTCCGGGGCCTGGGATTTCTTTCACGCGGTAAAGGATGCTGGCGGCTCCTTCGAGGCCTCTGTGTGCAACGCCCTCTTGACTGGCCTCGCTGCAATTCAAGACTTCACAAGGATGAATCTTCTGTTTTCAGAGATGAAAGGCTTGGGCGTGCGCCCTAACGTATTCACCTTCGGTATACTCATCAATAGCCTATGCAAATCCCGTCGCATCGACGATGCACTGAACGTGCTCGACGCAATGTCAAGCCCAGATTCAGGGGTCACCCCTGGCACAATCATTTTTAACACTGTCATCGATGGGCTCTGCAAGGCAGGAAGGCTTCAGGATGGTCTCTCCTTGCTTGATAGGATGAAATCAAGCCATGCTTGTGATCCTGACAGTGTGACTTACACCAGCTTGATTGATGCTTTCTGCAAGGCTGGTGATTTTTCAAAGGTTGATAAATTCCTCAAGGAAATGGTCGACGAAGGATGCAAACCTAACGTTGTGACTTATGGAACTCTGATCAATGGTTACTGCAAATCTGGTGATCTTGAGCAGGCCATGAAAATCTTTAAGAGCATGGATGTGTCAATGGTGCCGGCCAACACTGTTATTTATACTACCCTCATTGATTCTTATTGTAAGAATCAAAAagttgatgcagcaatatacctCTTCGATGAGATGCAGGAAAAAGATATATTGCCCAACGTCAGGACCTACACTGCTATTTTCAAGGGTCTTAAGAACCATAACATGTCTGATAAAGCCTTCGAGCTTATGGACAAGATGAATTTGCAGGGATGCAAACCAGACTATGTGGCAATGGTTCTTCTTACAGGATGGTTAACTGTGATCGGTGAGACGGAGAGACTGAGACTATTTGTGCAACGGACGACATCTTCTAATATCGACTCGGGCAATCCTGATGTTTAA
- the LOC122045254 gene encoding pentatricopeptide repeat-containing protein At3g61520, mitochondrial-like, with amino-acid sequence MKLVKNPCLPLTALRRCHAASSSTDAAATDFDCDGGIGNRSDVKHQKPSSNASPRHLKYQLYSLLGSASPGRLSAALSILRGMLPPDSTSPPDAATRSIVFSGLAKRSQPLNEESLALLVENAKMGLFPHDAILFGQFITKLCRCGATSGAWDFFHAVKDAGGSFEANVCNALLTGLAAIQDFTRMNLLFSEMKGLGVRPNVFTFGILINSLCKSRRIDDALNVLDAMSSPDSEVTPGTIIFNTVIDGLCKAGRLQDGLSLLYRMKSSHVCDPDSVTYNTLIDAFCKAAELDMAHKLLTSMEKERVSVNVVTLNTYIYRMCRHGMMGSALNFFRKKKVEWPEVKGNAFTYNVLIGAFLHSDNVGWATALFDEMIKEGVSPDSVTHSTLTYRLTQLGKLDDAYLSMSLMRKNGFRVDIKSYNILISGFCKKKRLDKALEIHDEICEAGLRPDIFTYNSLIDAFCKAGDFSKAGKFLNKMVDNGCNPDVVTYGTLINGYCKSGDLEQAMKIFKSMDVSMVPANTVIYTTLIDSYCKNQKVDAAIYLFDEMQEKDILPNARIYTAIFKGLKNRNMPDKAFELMDKMNLQGCKPDYVTMDLLTGWLTVIGETERLRLFVQRTTSSNIDSGNPDV; translated from the coding sequence ATGAAGCTGGTGAAGAATCCGTGTTTGCCTTTGACAGCTCTCCGCCGCTGCCACGCCGCCTCCTCTTCTACAGACGCCGCTGCTACCGACTTCGATTGCGATGGTGGCATAGGCAACCGGAGCGACGTGAAACACCAGAAACCCTCTAGCAATGCCTCACCTCGCCACCTTAAATACCAGCTCTATTCCCTGCTCGGTTCCGCCTCTCCCGGCCGCCTCTCCGCCGCCTTGTCGATCCTCCGCGGTATGCTTCCCCCCGACTCCACTTCCCCTCCTGACGCCGCCACTCGGTCGATCGTTTTCTCCGGCCTGGCTAAGCGAAGCCAGCCCCTGAACGAGGAGTCCctcgccctcctcgtcgagaatGCCAAGATGGGACTTTTTCCGCACGACGCCATCCTATTCGGTCAGTTCATCACCAAGCTGTGCCGCTGCGGCGCCACCTCCGGGGCCTGGGATTTCTTTCACGCGGTAAAGGATGCTGGCGGCTCCTTCGAGGCCAATGTGTGCAACGCCCTCTTGACTGGCCTCGCTGCAATTCAAGACTTCACAAGGATGAATCTTCTGTTTTCAGAGATGAAAGGCTTGGGCGTGCGCCCTAACGTATTCACCTTCGGTATACTCATCAATAGCCTATGCAAATCCCGTCGTATCGACGATGCACTGAACGTGCTCGACGCAATGTCAAGCCCAGATTCAGAGGTCACCCCTGGCACAATCATTTTTAACACTGTCATCGATGGGCTCTGCAAGGCAGGAAGGCTTCAGGATGGTCTCTCCTTGCTTTATAGGATGAAATCAAGCCATGTTTGTGATCCTGACAGTGTGACTTACAACACCTTGATCGATGCCTTCTGCAAGGCTGCAGAGTTGGACATGGCTCACAAATTACTTACCAGCATGGAGAAGGAAAGGGTGTCTGTCAATGTGGTTACTCTGAATACCTATATATATAGAATGTGCAGGCATGGGATGATGGGAAGTGCCCTCAATTTTTTTCGAAAGAAGAAGGTTGAGTGGCCGGAAGTTAAAGGCAATGCTTTCACCTATAACGTCCTGATTGGTGCTTTTCTTCATTCGGACAATGTAGGATGGGCGACGGCATTGTTTGACGAGATGATCAAGGAAGGGGTTTCCCCAGATTCCGTGACGCACTCCACTCTCACCTATAGGTTGACTCAATTAGGTAAACTGGATGATGCTTATTTGAGCATGTCATTGATGAGAAAGAATGGTTTTCGAGTAGACATAAAGAGCTATAACATTTTGATCAGTGGGTTTTGCAAGAAGAAGAGGTTGGATAAGGCATTGGAGATACACGATGAAATATGTGAGGCAGGGCTTAGGCCTGATATCTTCACATACAATTCTTTGATTGATGCTTTCTGCAAGGCTGGTGATTTTTCAAAGGCTGGTAaattcctcaacaaaatggtcgaCAATGGATGCAACCCTGACGTTGTGACTTATGGAACTTTGATCAATGGTTACTGCAAATCTGGTGATCTTGAGCAGGCCATGAAGATCTTCAAGAGCATGGATGTGTCAATGGTGCCAGCCAACACTGTTATTTATACTACCCTCATTGATTCTTATTGTAAGAATCAAAAagttgatgcagcaatatacctCTTCGATGAGATGCAGGAAAAAGATATATTGCCCAACGCCAGGATCTACACTGCTATTTTCAAGGGTCTTAAGAACCGTAACATGCCTGATAAAGCCTTCGAGCTTATGGACAAGATGAATTTGCAGGGATGCAAACCAGACTATGTGACAATGGATCTTCTTACAGGATGGTTAACTGTGATCGGTGAGACGGAGAGATTGAGACTATTTGTGCAACGGACGACATCTTCTAATATCGACTCGGGCAATCCTGATGTTTAA